In Nitrospirota bacterium, the following proteins share a genomic window:
- a CDS encoding DNA internalization-related competence protein ComEC/Rec2, with amino-acid sequence MTFALPFISGIAVYNFLPYFPFSISIIISVIVAAGLIKNRQGNKIAKRSSSQIALMAFALIAGFLYSNIRHEDFPAVKLPEGESIIKGTVADMPVLSGGKLRFTIDDVNINGEDLPGKVRLSAPAPLEISSLTGQAETGHGYNDRIKAIARLKEPAVFLNPGVYSYDLRRDGVFAAGFSKQIEVIEEGSGFFHRVYKKRQGLGKMFNESLTEENASFLKAIVLGLQTEINQNLRNAFSATGLAHLLSVSGTHFGLLAFILFKIIKGLVKVMPYRLFARLTLYITPTQIAVIITLPLLILYAIISGGSIPTIRSFIMVFIYMAALFLGRKGQWLNSLSIAAVIILLWEPRALFDLSFQLSFLAVLSIGYVLEKYKPDEEWEKGPKVGATRPSLLKRAFEGIKTSIMITVAATLGTAPLVAYYFYQFPLISPLANLIVTPLVCFVLLPVGFFSGFIAIIFNSSFLPMGWLIDKISDVSLNLIKLLSTVPYANLHIPKPSIIIICLYFLSMGIFLKSKSKWRLSPFVIVVALYILNPSFNNHSLRVTFFDVGQGDASLIELPDRKTMLIDGGSKDLKTGRKVIAPYLWSRGIKKIDFVVLSHPHPDHYGGLIYIMDNFRVGEIWGNGRVIPGSEEFFEKAVEKQIPYRVIERGDSVEGKGYRIYCFHPYREFHAGSQRGDFSNQNSDSLVLKIEAKGLSVLFTGDIEVEAEENLIHLHKWLKSDIIKVPHHGGRTSSSDAFLYSVKPRFAVISAGRNNPFNHPHIEALERYSRSVRVGTTVATTLDSETELFRTDRDGAVTVTLRDTKYEIKTYHDSRLKKVVGRYDSQRLVLRIPSWRDEIRNLRLLI; translated from the coding sequence ATGACCTTTGCCCTGCCTTTTATCTCAGGGATTGCTGTTTATAATTTTCTGCCTTACTTTCCATTCTCTATTTCCATAATTATTTCTGTTATTGTTGCCGCAGGCCTGATAAAAAACCGCCAGGGCAATAAAATTGCAAAGAGATCTTCTTCTCAAATTGCACTCATGGCCTTTGCCCTTATTGCAGGCTTTTTATACAGCAATATACGACATGAAGATTTCCCTGCAGTTAAACTGCCTGAAGGAGAATCCATAATCAAAGGCACTGTTGCTGATATGCCAGTGCTCTCAGGAGGGAAGCTCCGCTTTACCATTGATGATGTAAATATAAATGGCGAAGATTTACCAGGCAAGGTCAGGCTCAGTGCCCCTGCCCCGTTAGAGATTTCGTCTCTAACGGGGCAGGCTGAAACAGGCCATGGATATAACGATAGGATAAAAGCCATTGCAAGACTTAAAGAACCTGCCGTGTTTCTAAATCCCGGGGTCTATTCTTATGATTTAAGAAGGGATGGGGTTTTTGCTGCTGGCTTTTCTAAACAGATCGAGGTAATCGAGGAAGGCAGCGGTTTCTTTCACCGGGTTTACAAAAAAAGGCAGGGACTCGGAAAAATGTTTAATGAGAGCCTCACTGAGGAGAATGCCTCATTCCTTAAGGCAATAGTCCTGGGGCTGCAAACAGAGATTAACCAGAATTTAAGAAATGCCTTCAGCGCTACAGGTCTTGCCCATCTCCTCAGTGTCTCTGGAACCCACTTTGGACTTCTCGCCTTTATACTATTTAAAATAATCAAGGGCCTTGTTAAGGTGATGCCATATAGACTTTTTGCGAGGCTGACCCTCTATATTACTCCCACACAGATAGCAGTTATTATAACACTCCCCTTATTAATCTTATATGCAATAATCTCTGGTGGCAGTATTCCAACAATCCGTTCTTTTATAATGGTCTTTATTTACATGGCAGCCCTTTTCCTCGGAAGAAAAGGCCAGTGGCTAAATTCCCTATCCATAGCAGCAGTTATTATCCTCTTATGGGAGCCCAGGGCATTATTTGACCTTTCCTTTCAGCTTTCATTTCTTGCAGTTTTATCCATTGGATATGTCCTTGAGAAATACAAGCCCGATGAAGAATGGGAAAAAGGCCCAAAGGTCGGTGCGACCAGGCCTTCTCTGCTGAAAAGGGCATTTGAAGGCATCAAAACCTCTATCATGATAACTGTTGCTGCAACCCTCGGCACAGCCCCCCTTGTAGCATATTATTTCTATCAATTTCCTCTGATTTCTCCTCTTGCCAATCTCATCGTCACTCCCCTCGTATGCTTTGTGCTCCTTCCAGTTGGTTTCTTCTCAGGCTTTATTGCAATAATCTTTAACAGCTCTTTTCTCCCTATGGGCTGGCTTATTGATAAAATCTCTGATGTTTCCTTAAATCTCATTAAACTCCTCTCAACTGTTCCATATGCAAACCTGCATATACCAAAACCATCAATCATAATCATCTGTCTTTATTTTTTATCTATGGGCATTTTTTTGAAAAGCAAATCAAAATGGAGGCTTTCCCCCTTTGTAATCGTAGTCGCCCTCTATATTTTGAATCCCTCTTTTAATAACCATAGTCTGAGGGTTACATTTTTTGATGTTGGCCAGGGGGATGCATCCCTCATAGAGCTGCCTGACAGAAAGACGATGTTGATTGATGGAGGCTCAAAGGACCTCAAAACAGGAAGGAAGGTAATCGCTCCATACCTTTGGTCCAGAGGGATAAAAAAGATAGACTTTGTTGTGCTGAGCCATCCCCATCCAGACCATTATGGCGGCCTCATTTATATAATGGACAACTTCAGGGTCGGTGAAATCTGGGGAAACGGAAGGGTAATCCCCGGGTCAGAGGAATTTTTTGAAAAGGCAGTTGAAAAGCAAATCCCTTACAGGGTCATTGAAAGAGGTGATTCAGTAGAAGGAAAGGGGTACAGGATTTACTGCTTTCACCCTTACAGGGAGTTCCATGCCGGCTCTCAGAGGGGAGATTTTTCAAATCAGAACAGCGATTCCTTAGTGTTAAAAATAGAGGCCAAAGGATTGTCTGTCCTTTTTACAGGAGACATAGAGGTCGAGGCAGAAGAAAATTTAATCCATCTCCATAAATGGCTCAAAAGTGATATTATTAAAGTCCCCCACCACGGTGGAAGGACGTCAAGCTCTGATGCCTTTCTTTATTCTGTAAAGCCGCGGTTTGCTGTAATCAGTGCGGGCAGGAACAATCCATTTAACCATCCCCACATTGAGGCCCTCGAAAGATACAGCAGGTCGGTACGAGTCGGTACGACTGTCGCAACGACACTCGATTCCGAGACAGAGCTTTTCAGGACAGACAGGGATGGGGCAGTTACTGTAACTTTACGAGATACGAAATACGAGATAAAAACTTATCATGACAGCCGATTAAAAAAAGTTGTAGGTCGGTATGACTCTCAGAGACTCGTACTGAGGATTCCGAGCTGGAGGGATGAAATAAGAAACCTCAGGCTTTTGATTTAA